The DNA region TCGGCGTCGAATCGCGTTTCACCGGTAATGGTCCCGTCGAACGAACAAGCAAGTTCATAATGAGACTTTCTATTCCGTCAACGATATCGGATAATTGCGTCGCTGCTGTCGATCCTCGAAATAGGGTAATGGAGAACTCACGAAATCGGCTTCGAGGggttaaattgaaattgaaatcacTCGAAATTACTTGCAGTCTCGAGGACTATCGAGAACGTTGATATACCCCTTCTGCCCTTGCAATCGAATATTACTTTCGACTCGCTCGGAACCGATCCGTTTCGTTACATCCACTCGTCACGTGAAACAGCGCAACGCGGCGAGTGCTTTCTTTTGCGTTCGCGCGTTCTCCGTCTCGTTACCTTGCTCGTTTCTACTTTTCTATGCTCGTATGTGTGTGCTTGTGATTGTGGAAGCGGtcactttcataattaaattcaattttacgaCCATTTTGATTTCCCTTAAACACACAAGTTACCACTATTTAGGAACGagtgaatatacatataaaggcAGACTTTAATTTTGAGTCCAGCCAAAAATATGGAAACGTCCAGAGGCAGAACGTCCGCTTATTAATGGGAATCATTGTATGTGTTTACTCGAAGAGCTACTTCCGCGCAAAAACAATTATTTCCTACGTCCTCGTATTATTTCCCTCGATGCAACGAATTCCCACACGCAGAGTCGGCAACAGAGTCGCCGTCGTATTGTGCCCGGTGGAAAAAAAAAGCGATTGCAACAATGGCGAGGCGGCGCGACAATGTCTCAGCACGTAGCCTCGAGGCCGATAGAAAGGAAACGCGGACTAGTTACAGTCACCGTATAAACCAGACTTCTCCGGCGCGCGTGATAGGGAAGAAACACACGGCGACGGACGAGTTTGCTCGTCGATCGAAGCCCGTTCATCGACCGGATCGTCTCTGTGGGATGTCGAAAAAGATGCTAGATACTACCGACGTACACGACTGTGAACGGTGAACAACGAATACGGCGGGAAAGGGGTCGGTGGAGGGCTCGGTCTCTTAATTATAAAGCCCACCGGCGATAATTGTCGTGTAGTTGGACCAACATTGTGACTGCATGTTTTCCCGCCACGCCCATCTCGGTGTTCGTCTCAGCGGGCGAGTCTTTTCTTCGTGTTTGCGCTCCCGTGGGATCCTGCCTCCTTAGATCTTTATTAACCGTACCGGAATCGAGATTCCAAGATCGATCTCGCCTCCCACCGGTCTTCGACCATTTTTGCGTGAGAACCGCTCGAGACAATTTGCTCTTTGCCTTTGAGTCGTTTGGCGCGGCACAATTTCTCGGTAATTATCGCTCCTGCTTGCAGCCCCTGCTTCGAAGATATCGCGACGATGTAAAAGCacttttaatatatatttaactaCAGcgtgttcgactacaggtgggagaaaatttaaaggCATGGTTGTCCATGACAATATAAGTCGATAATgaagaatattattttaaaagtgaaacatttcttcaccgacttagaatatttccattctctatgattttttgGATCTTATTGTATATTTGATCATGTTTCATtatctcagagtcaccattcaagTGCTAAGGTATCACCGATGTACACGTTAACCTATTAGATTGACAATTAAGTTTGCAACGtctacattttctcaaacaaagccatttatatatattttttaagtacgagtattttatatcaaaaatATCGAAGAGAATTCAGAGCTTCCCAATGTTTAAATCCCAACAGTTtgaaaggaatggtcactggaTGAAGTTATGATGTTACAATAAAAGAATCACGAAACCTAATATTAAACACAAtaatattaagaaaataaatttgtatttcctTCGAGTTCGTTGCAGTTCAGGTGGAAAGTTTGTATACTGCAAGAAGATCCGCTGTATAATTATGACATGACTTCTTCTAAAGTGCacgtaacttgtcccagttcccagaatcacccttaCAGACCCACAATGCACGTTAATTCGTGGCACCTCGGTGAAAGGAAAGTCATCGGAGGGCCGAAAACATGGAAACTCGAGAATATCGAAAAGGGCACGCGAGCCGCTTTCACGGATCATTCGGCTCGATCGATCGTGGATAATTTTGGaaatcgtcgcgtcgcgcgtcggagAAAATCGAGGGAAGAGGAGGGGGGGAGAGAAGAAAGCGAGCAAGGCAGGGGGTAGAAATTCCTCTCTCCTCCTTTCATGGAAACTCGATAGCCAAAATATTGAATTTCCGTAGAAAACGTAGGATGGACGCGATTCCCCCGAAATCGGGGATGCAAGAAGTCGACGTAACAAAGAGAGTCTGACTCTTTTCACCTTTCCAGCCCCCTCTCCATCCAGGTCGATCCTTGCGCGCGCGACCCTTCTTTCCTCGGTTTTTTGGTAGCGAGGCACGAGGGTGAGCAGCGAGAACCACGAAACTCCCTTCGAATTACGGACGAGATCCCGCGGCGAGGCCCGATTCTAATCGATCCTTTGATTCCGCGCCGTTTTAACTCTGCCCCGCGGGCATCCCTTAACGAAGACGTTGCCCTCCCTGCCTTTCGCCTCTCTCCCCCCGACGGCGGTGCAGTTTTTTCGGGGCAAGTTTCCTCTATTTGGTCAGTCGCTCCGAATCTGTGGGAATTCCGGCAATTTCGCGTTTCATTTCCAATCTGCCCAGGGAGCTAATAAGATTGTTGGAATATTTGGAAAGTCATCTGCTCGATATCGCAGACTATTTTCATAATATTCGCGTTTTGGGGTCAACTttgctttaccggactcaaaatttgtgcctttctcctataaattatgatgtatttggtatgaaatccagtagatttgtacccggggcggctgcagatcgaagctcCTGTAGGaccaatggttcagaagttatgcttgcttaaagttgagcaatctgcagtgtttttttaCAGGTAAAGCCGTAGTGAcgatattggtttgtagtgacggtcacaCGCAGCTTACTCAATTGattaggattaggtcgaggaGGGACGGcgaggtaagcggctcgcggtcgtcactacaaaccaatatggcggcgctttTACCtgacaaaaacactgcagattgctcaactttaagcaagcataactcctgaaccattgatcctatagaatcgaaacttcgatctgcagccggcccgggtacaaatctactggattacatgccaAGTActttttataggagaaaggcacaaattttgattccgataaagtaaagagcagccgcgTTTTTACACTGACTGAGTGGGGTAGTAGAGGGAACGACAACTCGGTGGCCGGTACTGGTCTACGCCTTTGTAAATCGGACGCGTGTTGTCCAGAGAAAGTCTGTTGGATCCAGCGAAACAGGGAAGTCTACGGCATTTCCGGAACGCAGCGGGGCGACTTTGGCCCATTGAGAACTGACCGAACGCCACAATGTAATTCGGTCCGGGTCATCGTGTAACGTGGAAACGGGCGTTAATGCGCCCTTAACGAACCCTCTTAATCCAATTCCGTGCAAAGTAACGAAATTATGTGGCAGCGGACCGGAAGCTGCGGCCAGCTTCCCGGCAGAGCTTTCTCCTTGTCCCATTTCGAGTGGTTCTCGTTCGCTTCTGACGTATCGGAGGGCAACGGTCACCGCTGCTGCCCTACTTGCTTCGCTCATCGAAATCTGTCCATCGCGTTTCTCCTGTATCACAGTACACATGTTAGGGGTCTTAAGTTAAGGGTAGATTATGTTACTATGTGTTATACTGACTTGTTACGATAAAGCATACAAATTGCAATCGTATGGCGTACATTTTAGTTTGAGGTTTCTCTGTTTCCGAACAGATACACATCTAgatcttttattttacacttactgaaataataaaaacgatttcataagaaatgatcgTGCAGATATTTTTAGCacagcacgtattacaataggagccgcacaatctttaaataaaatcaatcttgtcatttttacaagggaacatgtaccagttactttaaaggctgggtaggtttagtgttaatgggcTACGCCACCCTGAGGCGGCCGAAACGACATCAAAGTTTACGAATTATTTTCTACGAAACTATGAATGTGATAATTATTTTACTATTATATATGGTCAGGGCATATATTAAAGGACATATTGtgtaaattttacaaaaaatatttaaaaatggccgAGTTATCCGTTGTCCTGCAATACTCCTCCGTCAGGACGCCCAGGATTATCCGAAACTAAAGAACAAACCCAGAGGCCACTGATTTAGATGGGGTTTTACTTGCTTTAACTCCATAAAACCAAGCTGCGTGCACTTTCAGGCGCGGCCGCCGGAAGGTTAATAAAGGCCCTAtgaaaagagaaagaagaaatcaaGAAAATGTCGCCGggatctagaataattctatGCATTTTAAGGGTTGAACGAATCCAATAACGATTCCACGAACGCAagggacaatgaaaaattgcgaAGGGTGTCGGAGGCGTTGTGGGTGTAGAATTCGATCGCGAGAACACAACGTTGGAAGGAATCGAAATTATCGGCAGCATCTTCCGAGATAAAGTCTCGGAACAGCGGCTGCCACTGTGGATCTGTTTAACAGTCATGGGGTTCGACCATATGTGCCCCACGGTGCCACCAAGGAGGATTATCATCGGGGAGATCCGTTATCTCGGTGGCACGCGTTTCTGTTCCTACACGAAGCCAGCCTCTAGTCTAGTCTCTTCCCTTCGTGTTTCTCTCTGTCTCGTTCCATGGCGTGCGCGGACCGTCTGTCCTCCTTTATGGTCGGCCCGTGATAATGGAGATGTCATTCTGTCTCTGCTTTGACAACCCCATAACACGCAGGCTCGCGTAGCTCGTCTGAAACGTGGCACCGTGCGCTCCCTAGAGATCCTTCCAAAACTGTCGTTGCGCGCCGAGCGCGTTTCCACGTCGTTCTACACGCTGTGTCCTTTGGCTACTTCTCCCGTTACAGCCGAGCAGCAACGAGATTCTACGTAATTATTCTTCGACGCCCGGAAATATGTTCGATATCAGAAAGAACCCTCGATTAATACTGTGGTTGCAagaaagaacgccgcatgtcgccATTTCAAAACATTTGAGTTTACGCATTCATTGAAAATGGGATTTACGCATTTACCAGCAAGAaagttatgaaaaaaatatataaagaaaactttacaaaccacgcttatattaaaatgcactaaaaaggagaaaataatgttttttctggttctccataaaataccgaatccaattaaatgtttaataatatttttctccaGAACTTTAAGGAATTAGTTCAAAATGTCCTCTGTCATAAAATTAGTTctgttaaaaattcaacataaatttaaataaaatcgtgacattagtgactataaaaatatgtataagcgcggagtgctaaactatattgacgtaatcttcgtgggtgctccacacttttatttttatagtcactaatgtcatgattttatttaaatttctagtAAAAATTCTTCTATCTattcactaattttataacagaaaattttttgaactaattgcttcaaattttggggagaaatatgattaatcatttaactggattcggtattttatagaGGACCagggaaaaattatttcctcctttttagtgcattttaatataagcgtgatttttacaaagttttttgtatatatttcattttctactaagcaagtgtgtatacaaaatttcagcaagatggACTATggaaagaggtttaaaattcgattacaagatttgacgcatacaacaacacggctagctaataataatataagcgtggtaataaattcggaaggctcaaaaaaataatgcaattttacCGGTGTCCAATCATTGTAAAGTTGCATATTGTTTTTGGGCCCTTCGAATGCGTTTTCATGACTCTTCTCTGATAAATAAGTGAATCCTGTACTCTAAAACACAatcaatgcataaactcaaattcttACAACGTTTtcccttacaaccacagaattaTCTCGAGCGAACGTCACATATGACAAGGGGTTCATTTCCAAGCAACGTTGCCTCTGAAGGTCAGAATCGAAAAATGGAAAGCGATATCGGCTAGTTTGCAAGGTGGTGATAACAGGCAGCGCGACCCGAAATCTGTAGGTCGCAGGAACGACTGTAACACAGGATCATTTGTGCGAGTTAATGCGATGATCGGGATGACCGACACGCGCAGCCAAGTATTTAAGATCGCGGGATAAGGGAGACACGTGCCGGGCAGGAACCATGGGATATTTATTGAGAGCTCCCTCTGTTTCGCCCTCCGTCGCCTCGGCGATGTATTGCTTTTTAAAGGACTTTAAAAGCTGCCTTATCGAATGCTCGACACTCGACGATGAATCGTCACACGACGCCGACGACGGTATTACTCGAATTCGGCCACTTTTCCTTTCTGCTGGACGGGGGCAATCGTCGTAGTAATCGAGTGCTCTTCTTCCGCCATTTCGTCGCTCCGATCGCGATCAGGCCAGTCCCCTTCTTTCTTCGATTTATTTTCACTTGTCACACGCCACCGTGTTTTTCTTTAGATAAACTCGACGACGATAATCACAATGTAGAAGTAGAATTTTTTCGTTTCGATAGAATTCGCTAAGCTTCGGGGACAGAACCGGGCTGAAATTTCGGGCGAGCCTGGCCGTGCTCGTATAAAACCCGCATGGTCGCGACAAACACGCGTACCTACACGCGCGCAACAGACGATATTACAAAATTATTGGTACATGAATGTTATCGGTATCAGGCGTGCAGAGCGGAGCACGTAGATACATGAAGCGATATGCTCCGCTGGTATAATAGAGCTGATCGGCCGAGGTCCCTATGTGAAATGCAAGTTCCCCATAGAATAGATTTCCCTCGTGCAGGTCTCCGGTGTCCGAGATAATGCGATAACGAGGTTTACTACACGACTACCGCCACCGTGCGTATATTTGCTGGCGATCGATTGATGCCGCCGCGTTGCctgctggaaataaatcgtcggACCGGCAAAAACTCTCTATCCGATCAACCGCGAGCTCTCGCGCTAACCCATTATAACCGACGCCCCGTTATATTCCAATTGAAAGTGAGAATATTACCGGACGCGTTACGAATTTCACAAATACCCGAATACCCGCCGACATTTCCTCAAATTTCAATTCggctgccgccgcgccgcattCTCGGGTAAACCGATGAATTTTGTAcgaattatttttaactttgaaCATCTGTGTTAAATGTGCAGTGGTCGTTTATCCGatgaaccacaattttcttgtaatTCTACAAGACCAACACAgattttcaaagttaaaaaacgTTGGTATCTTCGTTCGTTCCATTAATTTAAAGAAAagatcatcgctctatctcatttctaaagaaagttctttgattctgATACAAAATTCATCGGTTTACC from Lasioglossum baleicum chromosome 11, iyLasBale1, whole genome shotgun sequence includes:
- the LOC143213448 gene encoding uncharacterized protein LOC143213448 isoform X1; protein product: MCTVIQEKRDGQISMSEASRAAAVTVALRYVRSEREPLEMGQGESSAGKLAAASGPLPHNFVTLHGIGLRGFVKGALTPVSTLHDDPDRITLWRSVSSQWAKVAPLRSGNAVDFPVSLDPTDFLWTTRVRFTKA